One window of Novosphingobium sp. 9U genomic DNA carries:
- a CDS encoding stage II sporulation protein M, with product MDSSPLTPSTLMGALLRSDRFRIEREADWQRLDAIVTAMERGRLRRISDEDLLALPQLYRTVASSLSIARAISLDAATLGYLESLVQRAWFVVYGPRSSLIDWLRTFLGSGWSRSVRGLGLDLALAFAVMCAGVLVGWLLVAHDPEWYQALVPGQFADTRVPGASREALRATLFGHGEQDGLGAFAAYLFSNNAGVSILAFALGFAFGVPTLLLLVQNTAILGAMLWLYHGAGLTMDFAAWIGVHGTTELSAILLSGGAGLHIGRAMAFPGNRSVLAAASEAGRRAAQVMAGVVIMLVVAAILEGFARQLVDNTPGRLAIGGFMLALWCAYFFAFAPERPHAHAGARR from the coding sequence ATGGATTCGTCGCCCCTCACCCCCTCTACCTTGATGGGCGCCCTCCTGCGCTCCGACCGCTTCCGCATCGAGCGCGAGGCAGACTGGCAGCGCCTCGACGCGATCGTCACCGCCATGGAGCGCGGCCGCCTGCGCCGCATCAGCGACGAGGACTTGCTGGCGCTGCCGCAGCTCTACCGCACCGTTGCCTCAAGCCTTTCGATCGCGCGCGCGATCTCGCTCGATGCGGCTACGCTGGGTTATCTCGAGTCGCTGGTGCAGCGCGCGTGGTTCGTGGTCTACGGCCCGCGCTCGTCGTTGATCGACTGGCTGCGCACCTTCCTGGGTAGCGGTTGGAGCCGCTCCGTGCGCGGGCTGGGCCTCGATCTCGCGCTTGCTTTTGCGGTGATGTGCGCGGGCGTGCTGGTGGGCTGGCTGCTCGTGGCGCACGATCCGGAGTGGTACCAGGCGCTGGTGCCGGGCCAGTTCGCCGACACCCGTGTGCCAGGTGCCAGCCGCGAGGCCCTGCGCGCCACGCTGTTCGGCCATGGCGAGCAGGACGGGCTGGGTGCGTTCGCCGCCTACTTGTTCAGCAACAACGCCGGCGTCTCCATCCTGGCTTTCGCGCTCGGCTTTGCGTTCGGGGTGCCGACGCTGCTGCTTTTGGTGCAGAACACCGCGATCCTCGGCGCCATGCTTTGGCTCTACCACGGCGCAGGCCTCACTATGGACTTCGCCGCCTGGATCGGCGTCCACGGCACCACCGAGCTGTCCGCAATCCTGCTGTCGGGCGGAGCGGGGCTCCACATCGGCCGGGCCATGGCCTTTCCCGGCAACCGCAGCGTGCTTGCCGCCGCCTCTGAAGCCGGGCGGCGCGCCGCGCAAGTCATGGCCGGCGTGGTGATCATGCTGGTGGTGGCCGCGATCCTGGAGGGCTTTGCCCGCCAGCTGGTCGACAATACACCGGGCCGGCTCGCCATCGGCGGGTTCATGCTGGCACTCTGGTGCGCCTACTTCTTCGCCTTTGCGCCCGAGCGGCCACACGCCCACGCTGGAGCGCGCCGCTGA
- a CDS encoding DUF58 domain-containing protein — protein sequence MSPLVPTARTVAVLAGLAPVAVLVAAIAPGAWLAVVALALLVLLLAIVDGLLAGPLESFTVSVPGDAEVGAEHHFAFHAQFRSGRRSGAEAALACDPRLVEAGRASAPLGGQAVMAGRAPFTPSRRGTARVTAAWLRWTGPLGLGARQHARVLGEEVRIWPNLSDVRSPALQTFLRDAQFGLIARRIRGEGTQFEALAEYQPGMDRRRIDWKASARHRHLYAKEMETERNNQIVFAFDCGQAMCEPVAGMARIDRATSAALTTAYVALKGGDRVALYGFAARPEAMSPFISGSGQFHRLQRAAAALDYRPEEPNFTLAMATLSARLTRRSLVVVFSDFTDPTGAELMVESVSRLVARHVVLFVTLADSELEDLAVAAPADLSSVAMAVSADGLQRQRALVLQRLRQLGVDVIEAPWDKIGTRLLDAYFAIKRKGVIG from the coding sequence GTGTCCCCGCTCGTTCCTACCGCACGCACGGTCGCCGTGCTCGCTGGCTTGGCGCCCGTAGCGGTGCTGGTCGCTGCGATCGCTCCGGGGGCATGGCTGGCGGTGGTGGCTCTGGCGCTGCTCGTCCTACTTCTCGCCATCGTCGACGGCCTGCTCGCCGGGCCGCTGGAGAGCTTTACCGTCAGCGTGCCTGGCGATGCCGAAGTCGGCGCCGAGCACCATTTCGCCTTCCACGCGCAGTTTCGCAGCGGCCGCCGCAGCGGGGCGGAGGCTGCGCTTGCCTGCGATCCGCGCCTTGTCGAGGCAGGCCGCGCCTCGGCGCCACTCGGCGGCCAAGCCGTCATGGCCGGCCGCGCCCCCTTCACCCCCTCGCGACGCGGCACGGCGCGCGTCACCGCCGCCTGGCTGCGCTGGACCGGCCCGCTCGGCCTCGGTGCCCGCCAGCACGCGCGGGTGCTGGGCGAGGAGGTGCGCATCTGGCCCAACCTGTCCGACGTGCGCAGCCCCGCGCTGCAGACGTTTCTGCGCGACGCGCAGTTCGGCCTCATTGCCCGGCGCATCCGCGGCGAGGGCACCCAGTTCGAGGCGCTGGCCGAGTACCAGCCCGGCATGGATCGCCGCCGCATCGACTGGAAGGCCTCGGCCCGCCACCGTCACCTCTACGCCAAGGAGATGGAGACCGAGCGCAACAACCAGATCGTGTTCGCCTTCGATTGCGGCCAGGCGATGTGCGAACCCGTCGCCGGCATGGCCCGCATCGACCGCGCCACCAGCGCCGCGCTCACCACTGCCTATGTCGCGCTGAAGGGCGGCGACCGAGTGGCGCTTTACGGCTTTGCGGCAAGACCCGAGGCGATGAGTCCGTTCATCTCCGGCTCGGGTCAGTTCCACCGCCTGCAACGCGCCGCCGCCGCGCTCGACTACCGCCCAGAGGAGCCCAACTTCACCCTGGCCATGGCGACGCTTTCGGCGCGGCTGACGCGGCGCTCGCTGGTGGTGGTGTTCTCCGACTTCACCGATCCCACCGGGGCGGAGCTGATGGTCGAAAGCGTCTCGCGGCTGGTCGCGCGCCACGTGGTGCTGTTCGTGACTCTGGCCGACAGCGAGCTGGAGGATCTGGCGGTCGCCGCCCCGGCGGACCTTTCGAGCGTGGCGATGGCGGTCTCGGCCGATGGCCTGCAGCGCCAGCGTGCGCTGGTGCTGCAGCGCTTGCGGCAGCTGGGGGTGGATGTGATCGAAGCGCCCTGGGACAAGATCGGCACGCGGCTGCTCGACGCCTACTTCGCGATCAAGCGCAAGGGGGTGATCGGGTGA
- a CDS encoding MoxR family ATPase, which translates to MPLSEVADLATAIRGEIAKAVVGQAEIVDHLLIALMARGHVLLEGPPGTAKTFLSQSFAASLGLDYGRIQFTPDLMPGDILGSNLFNFQTSTFTLTRGPIFRELLLADEINRTPPKTQAALLEAMQERQVTLDGTRHQLPPHFTVVATQNPIESQGVYPLPEAQLDRFLFKLSVPYPSHEEERAIVTRYAENRGLPDPAELGIVAVVTSEQLTAATEALAQVTLAEPVADYVVRLVRATRESNDLALGASPRAAVLLAGAARARAALEGRDYVLPDDVKALAAATLRHRLALSPSAEIEGRQVEDLVASLVAATEAPR; encoded by the coding sequence ATGCCTCTCTCCGAGGTCGCCGACCTGGCCACCGCCATCCGCGGCGAGATTGCCAAGGCGGTGGTCGGCCAGGCCGAGATCGTCGACCACCTCCTGATCGCGCTGATGGCGCGCGGGCACGTGCTGCTCGAAGGCCCGCCCGGCACCGCCAAGACCTTCCTGTCGCAAAGCTTCGCGGCCAGCCTCGGGCTCGACTACGGCCGCATCCAGTTCACGCCGGACCTGATGCCGGGCGACATCCTGGGCTCCAACCTGTTCAACTTCCAGACCAGCACCTTCACGCTGACGCGCGGGCCGATCTTCCGCGAGCTGCTGCTGGCGGACGAGATCAATCGTACCCCGCCCAAAACGCAGGCCGCGCTGCTGGAAGCGATGCAGGAGCGGCAGGTGACGCTGGACGGCACACGGCACCAGCTGCCGCCGCACTTCACGGTGGTGGCGACGCAGAACCCGATCGAGAGCCAGGGCGTCTACCCGCTGCCCGAGGCGCAGCTCGACCGCTTCCTGTTCAAGCTTTCGGTGCCCTATCCCAGCCACGAGGAGGAGCGCGCGATCGTCACCCGCTATGCCGAGAACCGGGGCTTGCCCGATCCGGCCGAACTGGGGATCGTGGCGGTCGTGACGTCAGAACAGCTTACCGCAGCGACCGAGGCACTGGCGCAAGTCACCCTCGCCGAGCCAGTGGCGGACTATGTGGTGCGCCTGGTCCGCGCGACGCGTGAGAGCAATGACTTGGCGCTCGGCGCGTCGCCGCGCGCTGCAGTGCTGCTGGCCGGTGCAGCGCGGGCGCGGGCGGCATTGGAGGGGCGCGACTACGTGCTGCCTGACGATGTGAAGGCGCTGGCTGCGGCTACCTTGCGTCACCGCCTGGCGCTCAGCCCTTCGGCCGAGATCGAGGGTCGGCAAGTCGAGGATCTCGTCGCATCGCTCGTCGCCGCAACCGAGGCGCCGCGCTGA